The Candidatus Dormiibacterota bacterium sequence GAGCACCAGCGCTCGATCGAGGAAACGGAGAAGACGCGCAGCGAGCTGCGCAGCCTGCTGATGACGCACCTGTCGTTGCTGGAGAAGAGTCCTTCAGGAGCCTCCTCGCGCGGCGAGCGGCGCACCGTCGCCGAAACCGTGAACGGCGAGATCGGCGGCGAAGAGCTCGAGGTCGAGATCGACCGCGTCAAGACGTTCTAGCCGCCCAGCGCCCGCGGCTCCGACTCGAACGACTTCCCTTTAGGGGCAAATCGGGCAGGCTCAGATCGAGGTGCTTGTTCCGCTTCAAAACTTCAGGAGACCACGCGACCGCGCTTGAACTTTACACCCGGTGCCGGGTTATCTTACTCAGTGGGCTTCACCCTATGCTCGCCTCATGGAACTATTGGAGCTCCTGAGGGGGTCTAAAACCATCATGGCTGAACGTCTGCCAACCGGCGAGCTGGTCCTGCTGACGAGGGACGTCCTCGAGGAGCATGTGCAGTTACGGCGGGAAAGAACCATACGGCTGGAGGATGTCCGCCAGACCATAGTTAGCCCGGATGCGATTTATGATGACGGGCGCCCCGCTCATAGCGCGAAGGGTAAATATTTTGCAACGAGGCTTAAGCCTGATCCGTATGGGACCGTCAAAGTGAAGAGACTAACCGTCCATCTCAAGCGTTGCAGGAAACTCGGGGTATTCCCGGTGTCGTTTGTTACAACAGCTATGCTAACCAGGAGGCTCCCGCCCCAGGCGAAGCTACGTTGGAAAAGAGATAGCGTGATCGTATGATAATGCATGGAACAATGAAGAGCGAAAGACAGGAGTTGAACGGCAAGCCATACACGCTAGACTTCGACCGTGATTTTCTGCATATCACAAAAGAGTCGCGACCGGTGGCCTTTTCAGACTATTTTCCGGTCCCGGGCGTTCCGAATGAGTACATTATCATCGACTTCGACAAGGACGCTCGCGTTGTTGGCTACGCTTTTGAGGGGATCTTAGTGCGGTGGGCTGATCGATCCCTCAAGAACCGGATTGCGCTCGCCTTAGCCCGGGCGGGGATGAATGCAAAAAGCGTGTCCCTGGCTTCGCGCATCATTGCAGAGGCGGCTAAGCAATTCATAGGTAGCGCAGTTCCTAGCACGGACGCAAACGGCCGACTCCCTGCATACGCCCGCTAAAGCGCATGCAGAGGGTCGCTTACGGCCGCCTGGCGGTTCTTCGGCGATTCACGCGGCGGTAACAAGGCCGTAACCACGATGCAATAGCGCCGCGGTACGCTCGGCGCGATGGACGCAATCGCCTGGGCGGCAAGCGCGATGGTCGCCGCACGAACGCGGCTCGAAATCGCTGCCGACAATCTCGCAAACGTTTCGACCGACGGTTTTCGCGGTAGCCTCGCGCGCGGTTCGTTGACGGCGCGCGGCGTCGCTATCGCGCGCGCGCCGATCGCGCGCCACGGCGCCTTGATGCACACGGGCCGCACCGACGATCGCGCAATCGTCGGAGACGGCGCGTTTCTCTTGCGCGACGCGCGAGGGCGGATCGTCGAGACGCGAAGCGGCGCCTTCGTACGGGGCGCAGATGGCAGGCTGCGCGACGATGCGGGGCGCGTGCTCGTTGCAACGCGCCTTTCGCGCGGGAGCAGCGTGCGCAGCGGATTTCTCGAAGCCGCAAACGTGGACGCGATCGGCCAAATGGTAGCGATGCTGGCGGCTCAGCGCGGCTTCGAGAGCGCGGAACACGTCGTCGCGGCGATCGATCGGACGCGGCACGAAGCGGCGAGCGACGTCGCCAAGGCGGCGTAGATGGACCGTGCTTTGTACGCGGCTGCAACCGGAATGGCGGCGCAGCAGCTCAACCTCGACGTTCTCGCAAACGACCTCGCCAACGCGGACGTCGCCGGCTTCAAAGGATCGGCCGCGAGCTTCACGGAGCTCGCCGCGCCGGGCGAGGTCGGCTTGGGAACGGTGGCGCTTGGCGAGCACGTCGTGCTCGCGCAAGGGCGCCTCTCGAAGGCAACGGGTTCGTTCGACATGGCGATCGACGGGCCGGGGTTTTTCGCCGTGACCGGCAATCGCGGGGAGCGCGCGTACACGCGGGACGGCGAGTTCTCGCGCGGCGCCGACGGTAGGCTGCGCAACGCACTTGGCTACGCGCTCGACGGCGTGCGCATTCCAAACGACGCGATCTCCGCGGCCGTCGCGCAAGACGGCACGGTCAGCGTGACGACGGCGCGCGGCAACGCCGTCGCCGGACGCGTTACGCTGGCGCAGTTCCCAGCGCCCGAACATCTGCGCAGCCTCGGCGGTACGCTCTTTGAAGCAACCCGCGCCTCCGGAACGCCGCGACTCCTCGCCCCGGGAGGGCGAGGACCGCGCGTCCGCTTCGGCATGCTCGAGGAGTCGAACGTCTCGATCATCGAGGCGATGATGTCCATGCTTGCAGCGCAAC is a genomic window containing:
- a CDS encoding flagellar basal body rod C-terminal domain-containing protein produces the protein MDAIAWAASAMVAARTRLEIAADNLANVSTDGFRGSLARGSLTARGVAIARAPIARHGALMHTGRTDDRAIVGDGAFLLRDARGRIVETRSGAFVRGADGRLRDDAGRVLVATRLSRGSSVRSGFLEAANVDAIGQMVAMLAAQRGFESAEHVVAAIDRTRHEAASDVAKAA
- a CDS encoding flagellar hook-basal body complex protein is translated as MDRALYAAATGMAAQQLNLDVLANDLANADVAGFKGSAASFTELAAPGEVGLGTVALGEHVVLAQGRLSKATGSFDMAIDGPGFFAVTGNRGERAYTRDGEFSRGADGRLRNALGYALDGVRIPNDAISAAVAQDGTVSVTTARGNAVAGRVTLAQFPAPEHLRSLGGTLFEATRASGTPRLLAPGGRGPRVRFGMLEESNVSIIEAMMSMLAAQRAYEADAKGVQAADEMLRIANNLQRG